Below is a genomic region from Billgrantia tianxiuensis.
AAAATCAAAAAGGTGGAGTAAATGACCAAGAATCGAAAAATTGCTGTCATCGGTGCAGGCCTCGGAGGCGCTGCAGCGGGTGCGCTCCTGCAGCAGGCAGGCTACGACACAAGGGTCTACGAGCAGGCACCAGCCTTTTCCCGGCTGGGCGCCGGTATTCACCTCGGCCCCAACGTCATGAAGGTGATGCGTCGCATTGGCATCGAGGACAAGCTCAACGCCATGGGCTCCCACCCGACACACTGGTTCAGTCGCGATGGCAGGAGCGGCGAGTACCTATCGCGCATCCCGCTCGGCGATTTCGCCCGCGAAGAGTACGGTGCGGCCTATATCACCGTGCACCGTGGCGACCTGCATGAGTTGATGGTCAGCACCCTGGATCAGGAGCGGCTCTACTTCGACAAGCGGCTGGTGAACGTCGATGACAACGGCGACAAGGTGATCATGACCTTCGCTGATGGCACTACCGACGAGGCCGACCTGGTGATCGGTGCCGATGGAGTCAATTCACGCATCCGCGAGAAGCTGCTGGGGCCCGAGGCGCCCATCTACAGCGGCTGGGTCGCCCATCGGGCGATCATCTCGGCGGAGAAGCTCAAGGCCTATGATCTGGATTTCGAGGCTTGCGTGAAGTGGTGGTCGGAGGATCGCCACATGATGGTCTACTTCGTGACCGGTGATGAGAAGGAGTACTACTACGTTACCGGGGTGCCGGAGCCGGAGTGGAATCACGGTACCTCCTTCGTGGACAGCTCTCGCGAAGAGATGCGCAAGGCCTTCGAGGGTTATCACCCCACGGTCCAGGCACTGATCGACTGCACCGAGACGGTCACCAAGTGGCCGCTGCTCGAGCGTAACCCCTTGCCACTGTGGCATGACAACCGCCTGGTGTTGCTTGGCGATGCTTGCCATCCGATGAAGCCGCACATGGCCCAGGGCGCCGCCATGGCCATTGAGGATGCCGCCATGCTGGTGCGCTGTCTGGATGAGGTCGGTGCCGACCGTTATCACGACGCCTTCGAGCTGTACCGTACCAACCGCTTCGAGCGCGCCTCCCGCGTGCAGAAGGTCTCCCACGACAACACCTGGCTGCGTCATGACGAAGACCCGGCCTGGGTGTTCGGCTATGACGTCTACGAGGTGCCGCTCAAGCAGCTGCAGCACACCGATGAGGAGAGTCCGGCATGAGCAGTACCTTCCTGTACGGTGCCAACGTCCAGGCCAATGGCATTCGCCAGCACTACCTGCGCTACGGCGGTGAGGCATCGGCCACCCGCCAGCCGCTGGTGCTGATTCCCGGTATCACCAGCCCGGCCGTGACCTGGGGATTCGTGGCCGAGCGCCTCGGCCGACACTTCGATACCTATGTGCTCGACGTGCGCGGCCGCGGTCTCTCCTCCAGCGGCCCCGAACTCGCCTACGACACCGATACCTGTGCCGATGACGTGAGCGCGTTCATCGCGGCGCTGGGGCTGGAACGTGTCATTCTTGCCGGCCACTCCATGGGCGCCCGCTTCGCATTGCGTGCCCTGTCCCGGGGTGCTCGAGACATCGACAAGCTGGTGCTGATCGATCCGCCGGTCTCCGGTCCGGGGCGCCGCGAGTACCCCAGCAAACTGCCTTGGTACGTGGATTCGATCCGTGACTGCCTACGGGGTGCTGATCTCGAGACCATGCGTCGGTACTGCCCGACCTGGAGCGAGGATCAGTTGCGCCTGCGCGCCGAGTGGCTGCACACCTGCTACGAGCCAGCCATCGTCCAGGCCTTCGAGGAGTTCCACAGCGTGGATATCCACCAGGACCTTCCCGGTGTGACGGTACCGACGCTGTTGATCTGCGCCGGCAAGGGCGGGGTGATTCAGGATCAAGATCGTGCCGAGATCCGCGACCTGCTGCCGTCGATTCGCATCACCACCGCCCCGCGGGCGGGACACATGATTCCCTGGGACGACTACGAGGGCTTCTTCGCCGCCTTCGAGGACTTCCTGGGCACTGAACTCTGAGAGAGGCCTTGCGCCATGACCAAGACATACCGTATCGGCCAGATCGTACCCAGTTCCAACATCACCATGGAGACGGAAATCCCCGCCATGCTGGCTGCGAGGCAGCTGATTCGCCCAGAGCGTTTCACTTTCCACTCCAGCCGCATGCGCATGAAGACCGTGAGCAAGGACGAGCTGGCTGCCATGGATGCCGAGTCCGACCGCTGTGCGCTGGAGCTCTCTGACGCGGCAGTGGACGTGATGGGCTACGCCTGCCTGGTGGCGATCATGTCCATGGGACCGGGATACCACCGCGAATCCCAGCGGCGCCTGCGTAGCCGCACCGAGGAGAACGGTTGCGACACCCCGGTGGTCACCAGCGCTGGCGCCCTGGTGGATGCCCTGGGTGTGATGAAGGCCAAGCGCGTGGTGGTGGTGGCGCCCTACATGAAGCCGCTCACCGAGATGGTGGTGGATTATATCCGTGAGGAGGGCGTCGAGGTGGTCGACTATCGCGCGCTAGAGATTTCCAACAATCTCGACGTGGCTCGCCACGACCCCGCCAATCTGCCGGAGATTGTCGCCGGCCTCGACTACAGCGATGTGGATGCCATCGTGCTCTCTGCTTGTGTGCAGATGCCCTCGCTGGCCGCCGTCTCCAAGGTTGAAGCGATCACTGGCAAGCCGGTGGTCACCGCAGCCATTGCCACCACCTACGCCATGCTCAAGGCCCTCGATCTCGAACCGGTGGTGCCGGGAGCCGGCGCTTTGCTGTCGGGCGCCTACTGAGGAGACCGTCATGACGCAACACGCTCAGGAAGCCAGCGACAACTACAAGGGCGTCTGGGATGGCCGGATCGGTTTCGGTAAAAAGGCCGCTCTGTTGGTTGTCGACTTCATGCAGGGGTACACCACGCCTGGCTCGCCGCTCTATGCCCCGGGTGTGGTAGAGGCAGTGGCCAGGATGCCGCGGCTGTTGGCGGCGGCGCGCGAGGCCCGCGTGCCGGTTATCCATACCAATATTCTTTACCAGGCGCCGGACCAATGTGACGGCGGCATCTGGGTCAAGAAAGCACCGGTAATGCGCACCATGGTGCCGGGCAACCCCTATGCAACATTCTGCGAGGAGGTAATCCCGTCTGACGATGAGTTGGTGATCACCAAGCAGTACGCCAGCGCCTTCTTCGGCACCTCGCTGGCCTCGACACTGGTGGCCATGGGGGTGGATACCCTGATCCTGACCGGCTGCTCGACCAGCGGGTGCATTCGCGCCACCGCCGTGGACGGCCTGCAGCATGGCTTCCGCGTGATGGTGGTGCGCGATTGCGTCGGTGATCGCCACCCTGCGCCCCACGAGGCCAACCTGTTTGATATCGACAGCAAGTACGGTGACGTGGTCTCCCTCGACGAGACGCTGGATCATTTGCGGCATGACTGACCCGACCCGGCCGACAGCGGCCGGGCAGCTACCTCACTCAGCCGTCGGCGTTCATCTTCTCCAGTAGATGCATCAGGGCGATGCGCTCGGCGGGATTGAGGTTGCTCATGGTCTGATCGCTGATCTGCTTGGCGATGGGCACCATGGTCTCGACCAGGGACTCACCCGCCTCGGTGATGACCACCATCACCTTGCGCTGGTCGCCGGGATCGGTGGTCAGGGTGATCCACTCCCGTGCCTTGAGCCGCTTGATCACCCCACGGATCGTGGCGGGATCGATGGCGGTGGCATTGACGATCTCGGTGAGCGAGCTTGGCCCGCGCTCCATGACCGTGCACAGGGTGACGAACTGGATGGCAGTCAGCTGTTTGTCACAACTGTGGCGCTGGAAGATCGCCGTATGGCGCTGGTAGGCCTTGCGCAGCAAATGACCGACCTGCTCCGAGAAGTCATAACCCTGTTCGGTGGGGGTTCGGTGGTCGCTGGACATGGCGGCGTGAGATGGCGTCTCTGTAGTCATGGGGCATCCTTGGTGTGCTGCCGACAACCTATGGTTGTCGCGGTCTCACCGCCGGAGTATGGCTCTGGCGGGGCAGAGCAGCCTCTAGTGTCAAGCGCGGGCGCGACATAGGCTTGCGGGCGATGGGAAAGTCGTGCTTATTTATGGTGTATACACTATAACTTAATGGCGAGCAGGGCAAGCTGGCCTACCCCTTCCATGCGATGCCGCTGTCACCAACGTATCGCGCTCCTGGCCACCGATAACAGCAATGAGGCTTGAATGGCGTCCACCACACTGCCGGATCGACACGCGCTCCTCCATGGCACCGACCTGTTGGTGGTCTACCGAGAGCCCGTGATTCCTCCCAAGCCGGCACCTGGCCAGCCGGGTACACACTCGGATTTTATACCCACCGAACCCGAACTCTTCATTGCCTTGCTCGCGGATGGCCGGGTGATGGCTTTCAACGGCCACGTGGATCTGGGCACCGGTATCCGCACGGCTCTGGCCCAGATCGTCGCCGAGGAGCTGGAGGTTGTCCTCGAGCGGGTCACCATGGTGCTGGGGGATCCCTTCGAGGTGCCCAACCAGGGGCCGACCATCGCCAGCGCCACCATTCAGATAACCGCCGAGCCGTTGCGGCGTGCGGCGGCCCAGGCTCGCGAATACCTGCTGGATCTGGCCACTAGCCACTTTGGCGTAGAGCGGGGCGGCCTGCGTTGTGTAGCGGGAACCATCCTGCCGGCCGAGGGTGATCGACCCGCCGTGAGTTACGGTGAACTTCTCCACGGCGAGCGTCATGCCCTGAAGCTCGCCGATGAGGTACCGCTCAAGCCGGCCAGTGACTATCGGCTGGTAGGGCGGGCGGCGCCGCGGGTGGATATTCCTGACAAAGTAGTCGGCAAGCTGACCTTCGTTCATGACCTGCGCCTGCCCGGCATGCTGCACGGCCGAGTGATCCGCCCGCCCTATACCGGCCATGATCGTGGAGACTTCGTCGGCACCAGCCTGGTGGCGGTGGATGAGGCCTCGGTGGCCGGCATGCCAGGGCTGATCCAGGTGGTGGTGATCGGCGATTTCGTGGGCGTAGTCGCCGAGCGTGAGGAGCAGGCCGCGGCGGCGGCCAGGCGGCTCAAGGTCACCTGGCGCGATCCGAAGGGCTTACCCCGGCTCGACGATCTGGAACAGGCCCTGCGAGA
It encodes:
- a CDS encoding alpha/beta fold hydrolase, coding for MSSTFLYGANVQANGIRQHYLRYGGEASATRQPLVLIPGITSPAVTWGFVAERLGRHFDTYVLDVRGRGLSSSGPELAYDTDTCADDVSAFIAALGLERVILAGHSMGARFALRALSRGARDIDKLVLIDPPVSGPGRREYPSKLPWYVDSIRDCLRGADLETMRRYCPTWSEDQLRLRAEWLHTCYEPAIVQAFEEFHSVDIHQDLPGVTVPTLLICAGKGGVIQDQDRAEIRDLLPSIRITTAPRAGHMIPWDDYEGFFAAFEDFLGTEL
- a CDS encoding maleate cis-trans isomerase family protein encodes the protein METEIPAMLAARQLIRPERFTFHSSRMRMKTVSKDELAAMDAESDRCALELSDAAVDVMGYACLVAIMSMGPGYHRESQRRLRSRTEENGCDTPVVTSAGALVDALGVMKAKRVVVVAPYMKPLTEMVVDYIREEGVEVVDYRALEISNNLDVARHDPANLPEIVAGLDYSDVDAIVLSACVQMPSLAAVSKVEAITGKPVVTAAIATTYAMLKALDLEPVVPGAGALLSGAY
- a CDS encoding MarR family winged helix-turn-helix transcriptional regulator — translated: MTTETPSHAAMSSDHRTPTEQGYDFSEQVGHLLRKAYQRHTAIFQRHSCDKQLTAIQFVTLCTVMERGPSSLTEIVNATAIDPATIRGVIKRLKAREWITLTTDPGDQRKVMVVITEAGESLVETMVPIAKQISDQTMSNLNPAERIALMHLLEKMNADG
- a CDS encoding molybdopterin cofactor-binding domain-containing protein: MASTTLPDRHALLHGTDLLVVYREPVIPPKPAPGQPGTHSDFIPTEPELFIALLADGRVMAFNGHVDLGTGIRTALAQIVAEELEVVLERVTMVLGDPFEVPNQGPTIASATIQITAEPLRRAAAQAREYLLDLATSHFGVERGGLRCVAGTILPAEGDRPAVSYGELLHGERHALKLADEVPLKPASDYRLVGRAAPRVDIPDKVVGKLTFVHDLRLPGMLHGRVIRPPYTGHDRGDFVGTSLVAVDEASVAGMPGLIQVVVIGDFVGVVAEREEQAAAAARRLKVTWRDPKGLPRLDDLEQALRELPAQRRPLLEEGDAAGALARAAHRVSRTYVWPFQLHGSIGPSCSVADYRDDRLQVWSGTQNPHSLRADLSRLMGLDEGVITVTRMEAAGCYGRNCADDVGADAALLSRAVGRPVRVQLTREQEHGWEPKGAAQLMEVQGA
- a CDS encoding FAD-dependent monooxygenase codes for the protein MTKNRKIAVIGAGLGGAAAGALLQQAGYDTRVYEQAPAFSRLGAGIHLGPNVMKVMRRIGIEDKLNAMGSHPTHWFSRDGRSGEYLSRIPLGDFAREEYGAAYITVHRGDLHELMVSTLDQERLYFDKRLVNVDDNGDKVIMTFADGTTDEADLVIGADGVNSRIREKLLGPEAPIYSGWVAHRAIISAEKLKAYDLDFEACVKWWSEDRHMMVYFVTGDEKEYYYVTGVPEPEWNHGTSFVDSSREEMRKAFEGYHPTVQALIDCTETVTKWPLLERNPLPLWHDNRLVLLGDACHPMKPHMAQGAAMAIEDAAMLVRCLDEVGADRYHDAFELYRTNRFERASRVQKVSHDNTWLRHDEDPAWVFGYDVYEVPLKQLQHTDEESPA
- a CDS encoding N-carbamoylsarcosine amidohydrolase — protein: MTQHAQEASDNYKGVWDGRIGFGKKAALLVVDFMQGYTTPGSPLYAPGVVEAVARMPRLLAAAREARVPVIHTNILYQAPDQCDGGIWVKKAPVMRTMVPGNPYATFCEEVIPSDDELVITKQYASAFFGTSLASTLVAMGVDTLILTGCSTSGCIRATAVDGLQHGFRVMVVRDCVGDRHPAPHEANLFDIDSKYGDVVSLDETLDHLRHD